A single region of the Canis lupus dingo isolate Sandy chromosome 38, ASM325472v2, whole genome shotgun sequence genome encodes:
- the REN gene encoding renin isoform X2: MPSIRESLKERGVDVAGLGAEWNQFTKRLSSGNSTSPVVLTNYLDTQYYGEIGIGTPPQTFKVVFDTGSANLWVPSTRCSPLYTACEIHCLYDSSESSSYMENGTTFTIRYGSGKVKGFLSQDMVTVGGITVTQTFGEVTELPLIPFMLAKFDGVLGMGFPAQAVGGVTPVFDHILSQGVLKEEVFSVYYSRNSHLLGGEVVLGGSDPQYYQGNFHYVSISKTGSWQIKMKGVSVRSATLVCEEGCMVVVDTGASYISGPTSSLRLLMDTLGAQELSTNEYVVNCNQVPTLPDISFHLGGRAYTLTSKDYVLQVIPMCSNVWKSLRIPLSASSRQMPQIPMVMKTCAPWPSTVWTSHRPLGLSGSWAPASSASSTRSLIGITIALALPWPAEALCCPGGPCLQPC, encoded by the exons CCCTCCATCCGGGAAAGCCTGAAGGAGCGAGGCGTGGATGTGGCCGGGCTTGGGGCTGAGTGGAACCAGTTCACCAAGAGACTCTCCTCTGGCAACAGCACCTCCCCCGTGGTCCTCACCAACTACCTGGAT ACCCAGTACTACGGCGAGATTGGCATCGGCACCCCACCCCAGACCTTCAAAGTCGTCTTCGACACGGGCTCGGCCAACCTCTGGGTGCCCTCCACCAGGTGCAGCCCTCTCTACACAGCCTGTG AGATTCACTGCCTCTATGACTCCTCGGAATCCTCCAGCTACATGGAGAACGGGACGACATTCACCATCCGCTACGGATCTGGGAAGGTCAAAGGCTTCCTGAGCCAGGACATGGTGACT GTGGGCGGAATCACAGTGACACAGACGTTTGGAGAGGTCACAGAGCTGCCCCTGATACCCTTCATGCTGGCCAAGTTTGATGGGGTTCTGGGCATGGGCTTCCCTGCACAGGCTGTTGGTGGGGTCACCCCCGTCTTTGACCACATCCTCTCCCAAGGGGTGCTAAAGGAGGAGGTTTTCTCAGTCTACTACAGCAG GAATTCTCACTTGCTCGGAGGAGAGGTCGTCTTGGGAGGCAGCGACCCCCAGTATTACCAAGGGAATTTCCACTACGTGAGCATCAGCAAGACTGGTTCCTGGCAGATCAAAATGAAAGG GGTGTCTGTGAGGTCGGCCACCTTGGTCTGTGAGGAGGGCTGCATGGTAGTGGTCGATACCGGTGCATCGTACATCTCGGGCCCCACCAGCTCCCTGAGGCTGCTCATGGACACCCTGGGGGCCCAGGAGCTGAGCACAAATGAG TACGTTGTGAACTGTAACCAGGTGCCTACACTCCCCGACATCTCCTTCCACCTCGGAGGGAGAGCCTACACACTTACCAGCAAGGACTATGTGTTACAG gtgattccaatgtgcagcaaTGTTTGGAAATCACTGCGCATCCCCTTATCTGCATCTTCCAGGCAAATGCCCCA GATCCCTATGGTAATGAAGACCTGTGCACCCTGGCCCTCCACGGTCTGGACGTCCCACCGCCCACTGGGCCTGTCTGGGTCCTGGGCGCCAGCTTCATCCGCAAGTTCTACACGGAGTTTGATCGGCATAACAATCGCATTGGCTTTGCCTTGGCCCGCTGAGGCCCTCTGCTGCCCAGGTGGGCCTTGCCTTCAGCCCTGTTAG
- the REN gene encoding renin isoform X1 produces the protein MARCRMPRWGLLLVLWGSCTFGLPADTGAFRRIFLKKMPSIRESLKERGVDVAGLGAEWNQFTKRLSSGNSTSPVVLTNYLDTQYYGEIGIGTPPQTFKVVFDTGSANLWVPSTRCSPLYTACEIHCLYDSSESSSYMENGTTFTIRYGSGKVKGFLSQDMVTVGGITVTQTFGEVTELPLIPFMLAKFDGVLGMGFPAQAVGGVTPVFDHILSQGVLKEEVFSVYYSRNSHLLGGEVVLGGSDPQYYQGNFHYVSISKTGSWQIKMKGVSVRSATLVCEEGCMVVVDTGASYISGPTSSLRLLMDTLGAQELSTNEYVVNCNQVPTLPDISFHLGGRAYTLTSKDYVLQVIPMCSNVWKSLRIPLSASSRQMPQIPMVMKTCAPWPSTVWTSHRPLGLSGSWAPASSASSTRSLIGITIALALPWPAEALCCPGGPCLQPC, from the exons CCCTCCATCCGGGAAAGCCTGAAGGAGCGAGGCGTGGATGTGGCCGGGCTTGGGGCTGAGTGGAACCAGTTCACCAAGAGACTCTCCTCTGGCAACAGCACCTCCCCCGTGGTCCTCACCAACTACCTGGAT ACCCAGTACTACGGCGAGATTGGCATCGGCACCCCACCCCAGACCTTCAAAGTCGTCTTCGACACGGGCTCGGCCAACCTCTGGGTGCCCTCCACCAGGTGCAGCCCTCTCTACACAGCCTGTG AGATTCACTGCCTCTATGACTCCTCGGAATCCTCCAGCTACATGGAGAACGGGACGACATTCACCATCCGCTACGGATCTGGGAAGGTCAAAGGCTTCCTGAGCCAGGACATGGTGACT GTGGGCGGAATCACAGTGACACAGACGTTTGGAGAGGTCACAGAGCTGCCCCTGATACCCTTCATGCTGGCCAAGTTTGATGGGGTTCTGGGCATGGGCTTCCCTGCACAGGCTGTTGGTGGGGTCACCCCCGTCTTTGACCACATCCTCTCCCAAGGGGTGCTAAAGGAGGAGGTTTTCTCAGTCTACTACAGCAG GAATTCTCACTTGCTCGGAGGAGAGGTCGTCTTGGGAGGCAGCGACCCCCAGTATTACCAAGGGAATTTCCACTACGTGAGCATCAGCAAGACTGGTTCCTGGCAGATCAAAATGAAAGG GGTGTCTGTGAGGTCGGCCACCTTGGTCTGTGAGGAGGGCTGCATGGTAGTGGTCGATACCGGTGCATCGTACATCTCGGGCCCCACCAGCTCCCTGAGGCTGCTCATGGACACCCTGGGGGCCCAGGAGCTGAGCACAAATGAG TACGTTGTGAACTGTAACCAGGTGCCTACACTCCCCGACATCTCCTTCCACCTCGGAGGGAGAGCCTACACACTTACCAGCAAGGACTATGTGTTACAG gtgattccaatgtgcagcaaTGTTTGGAAATCACTGCGCATCCCCTTATCTGCATCTTCCAGGCAAATGCCCCA GATCCCTATGGTAATGAAGACCTGTGCACCCTGGCCCTCCACGGTCTGGACGTCCCACCGCCCACTGGGCCTGTCTGGGTCCTGGGCGCCAGCTTCATCCGCAAGTTCTACACGGAGTTTGATCGGCATAACAATCGCATTGGCTTTGCCTTGGCCCGCTGAGGCCCTCTGCTGCCCAGGTGGGCCTTGCCTTCAGCCCTGTTAG
- the REN gene encoding renin isoform X3, with the protein MARCRMPRWGLLLVLWGSCTFGLPADTGAFRRIFLKKMPSIRESLKERGVDVAGLGAEWNQFTKRLSSGNSTSPVVLTNYLDTQYYGEIGIGTPPQTFKVVFDTGSANLWVPSTRCSPLYTACEIHCLYDSSESSSYMENGTTFTIRYGSGKVKGFLSQDMVTVGGITVTQTFGEVTELPLIPFMLAKFDGVLGMGFPAQAVGGVTPVFDHILSQGVLKEEVFSVYYSRNSHLLGGEVVLGGSDPQYYQGNFHYVSISKTGSWQIKMKGVSVRSATLVCEEGCMVVVDTGASYISGPTSSLRLLMDTLGAQELSTNEYVVNCNQVPTLPDISFHLGGRAYTLTSKDYVLQDPYGNEDLCTLALHGLDVPPPTGPVWVLGASFIRKFYTEFDRHNNRIGFALAR; encoded by the exons CCCTCCATCCGGGAAAGCCTGAAGGAGCGAGGCGTGGATGTGGCCGGGCTTGGGGCTGAGTGGAACCAGTTCACCAAGAGACTCTCCTCTGGCAACAGCACCTCCCCCGTGGTCCTCACCAACTACCTGGAT ACCCAGTACTACGGCGAGATTGGCATCGGCACCCCACCCCAGACCTTCAAAGTCGTCTTCGACACGGGCTCGGCCAACCTCTGGGTGCCCTCCACCAGGTGCAGCCCTCTCTACACAGCCTGTG AGATTCACTGCCTCTATGACTCCTCGGAATCCTCCAGCTACATGGAGAACGGGACGACATTCACCATCCGCTACGGATCTGGGAAGGTCAAAGGCTTCCTGAGCCAGGACATGGTGACT GTGGGCGGAATCACAGTGACACAGACGTTTGGAGAGGTCACAGAGCTGCCCCTGATACCCTTCATGCTGGCCAAGTTTGATGGGGTTCTGGGCATGGGCTTCCCTGCACAGGCTGTTGGTGGGGTCACCCCCGTCTTTGACCACATCCTCTCCCAAGGGGTGCTAAAGGAGGAGGTTTTCTCAGTCTACTACAGCAG GAATTCTCACTTGCTCGGAGGAGAGGTCGTCTTGGGAGGCAGCGACCCCCAGTATTACCAAGGGAATTTCCACTACGTGAGCATCAGCAAGACTGGTTCCTGGCAGATCAAAATGAAAGG GGTGTCTGTGAGGTCGGCCACCTTGGTCTGTGAGGAGGGCTGCATGGTAGTGGTCGATACCGGTGCATCGTACATCTCGGGCCCCACCAGCTCCCTGAGGCTGCTCATGGACACCCTGGGGGCCCAGGAGCTGAGCACAAATGAG TACGTTGTGAACTGTAACCAGGTGCCTACACTCCCCGACATCTCCTTCCACCTCGGAGGGAGAGCCTACACACTTACCAGCAAGGACTATGTGTTACAG GATCCCTATGGTAATGAAGACCTGTGCACCCTGGCCCTCCACGGTCTGGACGTCCCACCGCCCACTGGGCCTGTCTGGGTCCTGGGCGCCAGCTTCATCCGCAAGTTCTACACGGAGTTTGATCGGCATAACAATCGCATTGGCTTTGCCTTGGCCCGCTGA